A stretch of Pseudomonas sp. 7SR1 DNA encodes these proteins:
- the lptG gene encoding LPS export ABC transporter permease LptG, which translates to MVKLDRYIGSSVFMAILAVLGIILGLATLFAFVDEMGDVSDTYTLMDVASYVLLTAPRRLYDMLPMAALIGCLIGLGSLASNSELTIMRAAGVSIGRIVWAVMKPMLVLMLVGVLIGEYIAPATENTAQANRSLAQGGGDAQSAKHGLWHRQGDEFIHINSVQPNGVLYGVTRYRFDDQRHMLSSSFAKRATFVENHWQLSDVTTTVFHDKRTEVVAAPQERWDVALSPQLLSTVVMAPDSLSITGLWGYIHYLADQGLNNGRYWLAFWVKVLQPLVTAALVLMAISFIFGPLRSVTLGQRVFTGVLVGFTFRIAQDLLGPSSLVFGFPPLLAVLVPAGVCALAGLWLLRRAG; encoded by the coding sequence ATGGTTAAGCTCGACCGCTACATCGGTAGCAGCGTGTTCATGGCGATCCTCGCGGTGCTGGGGATCATCCTCGGCCTGGCGACCCTGTTCGCGTTCGTCGACGAGATGGGCGACGTCAGCGACACCTACACCTTGATGGACGTGGCCAGCTACGTGCTGCTCACCGCGCCACGACGCCTGTACGACATGCTGCCGATGGCCGCGCTGATCGGCTGCCTGATCGGCCTGGGCAGCCTGGCCAGCAACAGCGAGCTGACGATCATGCGTGCCGCTGGCGTGTCCATCGGTCGGATCGTCTGGGCGGTCATGAAGCCCATGCTGGTATTGATGCTGGTGGGGGTGCTGATCGGCGAATACATCGCCCCGGCCACCGAGAACACCGCCCAGGCCAATCGCTCCCTGGCCCAGGGCGGCGGTGATGCGCAAAGCGCCAAGCACGGCCTCTGGCATCGCCAGGGCGACGAGTTCATCCACATCAACTCGGTCCAGCCAAACGGCGTCCTGTACGGTGTGACCCGTTATCGCTTCGACGACCAGCGGCACATGCTGTCGTCGAGCTTCGCCAAACGCGCCACCTTCGTCGAGAATCACTGGCAGCTGAGCGACGTCACCACCACCGTGTTCCATGACAAGCGCACCGAAGTGGTCGCGGCTCCTCAGGAACGCTGGGATGTGGCATTGAGCCCGCAATTGCTGAGCACCGTGGTCATGGCCCCGGACTCCCTGTCGATCACCGGCCTGTGGGGGTATATCCACTACCTGGCCGACCAGGGCCTGAACAACGGCCGTTACTGGCTGGCATTTTGGGTCAAGGTGCTGCAACCGCTGGTCACCGCTGCCCTGGTCCTGATGGCGATCTCGTTCATCTTCGGCCCGCTGCGTTCGGTGACCCTCGGCCAGCGGGTGTTTACCGGTGTGCTGGTGGGCTTCACCTTCCGTATCGCCCAGGACCTGCTGGGGCCATCGAGCCTGGTGTTCGGCTTCCCGCCGCTGCTCGCGGTGCTGGTGCCGGCCGGTGTCTGTGCCCTGGCCGGGCTCTGGCTGCTGCGCCGGGCCGGTTGA
- the lepB gene encoding signal peptidase I, translating into MSLNFPLLLVIAVFVCGLLALLDLLFLAPRRRAAIASYQGSVSQPDGVVVEKLGKEPLLVEYGKSFFPVLFIVLVLRSFLVEPFQIPSGSMKPTLDVGDFILVNKFSYGIRLPVIDRKVIEVGDPQRGDVMVFRFPSDPNVNYIKRVVGLPGDRIRYTADKRLYVNGELVAEQLIGSEPGTLGSAELYQEKLGEAEHLIRKEMSRYRATPDHSWTVPAGHYFMMGDNRDNSNDSRYWDDPNIPRDMLGMVPDRNIVGKAFAVWMSWPEPKLSHLPNFSRVGLIK; encoded by the coding sequence ATGTCGCTAAATTTCCCGCTGTTGCTGGTTATCGCCGTATTCGTCTGCGGCCTGTTGGCGTTGCTCGATCTGTTGTTCCTGGCGCCCCGGCGCCGGGCCGCCATCGCCTCCTATCAGGGCAGCGTCAGCCAGCCTGATGGTGTGGTGGTCGAAAAGCTCGGCAAGGAACCTCTGCTGGTGGAATACGGCAAGTCGTTCTTCCCGGTGCTGTTCATCGTGCTGGTGCTGCGCTCGTTCCTGGTGGAGCCTTTCCAGATCCCATCGGGTTCGATGAAGCCGACCCTGGACGTGGGCGACTTCATCCTGGTGAACAAGTTCTCCTACGGAATCCGCCTGCCGGTGATCGACAGGAAGGTCATCGAGGTGGGTGACCCGCAACGCGGCGACGTCATGGTGTTTCGCTTTCCGAGCGACCCGAACGTCAACTACATCAAGCGGGTGGTTGGCCTGCCGGGCGACAGGATCCGCTACACGGCCGACAAGCGACTCTACGTCAATGGCGAACTGGTGGCCGAGCAGTTGATCGGCTCCGAGCCTGGCACGCTGGGCAGCGCCGAGCTGTATCAGGAAAAGCTCGGCGAGGCCGAACACCTGATCCGCAAGGAAATGAGCCGCTACCGTGCCACGCCGGACCATTCGTGGACCGTGCCGGCCGGGCACTATTTCATGATGGGCGACAACCGCGACAACTCCAACGACAGTCGCTACTGGGATGACCCGAACATTCCCCGGGACATGCTGGGCATGGTTCCCGACCGGAATATCGTCGGCAAGGCCTTCGCGGTCTGGATGAGCTGGCCGGAACCCAAACTCAGTCACCTGCCGAATTTCTCGCGGGTCGGGCTGATCAAGTAA
- a CDS encoding valine--tRNA ligase: protein MDKTYQPHAIETSWYNTWESENYFAPQGAGDSYTIMIPPPNVTGSLHMGHGFNNAIMDALIRFRRMQGRNTLWQPGTDHAGIATQMLVERRLEAQGQSRHDLGREKFLEKVWEWKAESGGNISRQIRRLGSSVDWSRERFTMDDGLSEAVKEAFVRLHEDGLIYRGKRLVNWDTKLHTAISDLEVENHDEKGFLWNLKYPLADGATTAEGKDYLIVATTRPETMLGDAAVAVNPNDERYQALIGKFVELPLVGRRIPIIADDYCDPEFGTGCVKITPAHDFNDYEVGKRHNLPLLNIFDKNASVLPAAQVFNLDGTLNESIDGKIPAEYAGLDRFEARKQIVAAFDAAGLLVSVDDHALKVPKGDRSGTIIEPWLTDQWYVSTKPLAEPAIAAVEDGRIQFVPKQYENMYFSWMRDIQDWCISRQLWWGHRIPAWYDESGKVYVGRDEAEVRAKHNLGPDVALQQDNDVLDTWFSSGLWTFSTLGWPQQTEFLKTFHSTDVLVTGFDIIFFWVARMIMLTMHLVKNEDGTPQVPFKTVYVHGLVRDGQGQKMSKSKGNVLDPLDIIDGIDLETLVQKRTSGLMQPKLAKKIEKATREEFAEGIASYGTDALRFTFCSLASTGRDIKFDMGRVEGYRNFCNKIWNAARYVLDKGEDCGQNGEAYELTLADRWIISQLQRTEAEVTRQLDQFRFDLAAQALYEFIWNQYCDWYLELSKPVLWDENAPVERQRGTRRTLVRVLEVALRLAHPFMPFITEEIWQRVAPLAGIQGKTIMLQPWPVANETRIDPAAEDDIEWLKTFMLGLRNIRAEMNIGPGKPLTLFLKNANAEDLRRLEANEALLRKLAKLESVTVLAAGEEAPLSATALVGEMEVLVPMAGLIDKAAELARLDKEILRLKGEVQRVGGKLSNAGFVDKAPAEVIEKERAKLAEAEQALGKLAEQHARIASL from the coding sequence ATGGATAAGACCTACCAGCCGCACGCCATTGAAACTTCCTGGTACAACACCTGGGAGTCCGAGAATTATTTCGCTCCGCAAGGCGCGGGCGATTCCTACACCATCATGATTCCGCCGCCGAACGTCACCGGCAGCCTGCACATGGGCCACGGTTTCAACAACGCGATCATGGACGCCCTGATCCGTTTCCGCCGCATGCAAGGCCGCAACACCCTGTGGCAACCAGGCACAGACCACGCCGGTATCGCCACACAGATGCTGGTGGAGCGCCGCCTCGAAGCCCAGGGCCAGAGTCGTCATGACCTGGGCCGCGAAAAATTCCTCGAAAAAGTCTGGGAATGGAAAGCCGAGTCCGGCGGCAATATCAGCCGTCAGATCCGCCGCCTGGGCTCGTCCGTGGACTGGAGCCGCGAGCGTTTCACCATGGACGACGGCCTCTCGGAAGCAGTCAAGGAAGCCTTCGTGCGCCTGCACGAAGACGGGCTGATCTACCGCGGCAAGCGCCTGGTCAACTGGGACACCAAGCTGCACACCGCCATTTCCGACCTCGAGGTGGAAAACCACGACGAGAAGGGGTTCCTGTGGAACCTGAAATACCCGTTGGCCGACGGCGCTACCACGGCCGAAGGCAAGGACTACCTGATCGTCGCCACCACGCGTCCGGAAACCATGCTGGGCGATGCCGCCGTGGCAGTGAATCCGAACGACGAGCGCTACCAGGCCCTGATCGGCAAGTTCGTCGAGCTGCCCCTGGTGGGCCGGCGCATCCCGATCATCGCCGATGACTACTGCGACCCGGAATTCGGCACCGGCTGCGTGAAGATCACGCCAGCCCACGACTTCAACGACTATGAAGTCGGCAAGCGCCACAACCTGCCGCTGCTGAACATCTTCGACAAGAACGCCAGCGTCCTGCCGGCGGCCCAGGTGTTCAACCTCGACGGCACGCTGAACGAAAGCATCGACGGCAAGATCCCGGCCGAATACGCCGGCCTGGACCGCTTCGAGGCGCGCAAGCAGATCGTTGCCGCATTCGATGCCGCCGGCCTGCTGGTCAGCGTCGACGACCATGCCCTGAAAGTGCCGAAAGGCGACCGCTCCGGCACCATCATCGAGCCATGGCTGACCGACCAGTGGTACGTCTCCACCAAGCCCCTGGCCGAGCCGGCCATCGCCGCCGTGGAAGATGGCCGCATCCAGTTCGTGCCCAAGCAGTACGAGAACATGTACTTCTCGTGGATGCGCGACATCCAGGATTGGTGCATCAGTCGCCAGTTGTGGTGGGGCCATCGCATCCCGGCCTGGTACGACGAGTCGGGCAAGGTCTACGTCGGTCGCGATGAAGCCGAAGTCCGCGCCAAGCACAACCTTGGCCCGGACGTGGCGCTGCAACAGGACAACGACGTCCTCGATACCTGGTTCAGCTCGGGCCTGTGGACGTTCTCCACCCTGGGCTGGCCGCAGCAGACTGAATTCCTCAAGACATTCCACTCCACGGACGTGCTGGTCACCGGCTTCGACATCATTTTCTTCTGGGTCGCCCGGATGATCATGCTGACCATGCACCTGGTGAAGAACGAGGATGGCACCCCGCAAGTGCCGTTCAAGACCGTCTATGTCCATGGCCTGGTGCGCGACGGCCAGGGCCAGAAGATGTCCAAGTCCAAGGGCAACGTCCTGGACCCGCTGGACATCATTGACGGCATCGACCTGGAAACCCTGGTGCAGAAGCGCACCTCGGGCCTGATGCAACCGAAACTGGCGAAGAAGATCGAAAAAGCCACCCGCGAGGAGTTCGCCGAGGGCATCGCCAGCTACGGCACCGACGCCCTGCGCTTCACCTTCTGCTCGCTGGCGTCCACCGGTCGCGACATCAAGTTCGACATGGGCCGCGTCGAGGGCTACCGCAACTTCTGCAACAAGATCTGGAACGCCGCGCGCTACGTGCTGGACAAGGGTGAAGACTGCGGCCAGAACGGCGAAGCTTACGAGCTGACCCTGGCGGATCGCTGGATCATCTCCCAACTGCAGCGCACCGAAGCCGAAGTGACCCGCCAGCTGGACCAGTTCCGCTTCGACCTGGCCGCGCAAGCCTTGTACGAGTTCATCTGGAACCAGTATTGCGACTGGTACCTGGAACTGTCCAAGCCAGTACTGTGGGACGAGAACGCACCGGTCGAACGCCAGCGCGGCACCCGTCGCACCCTGGTGCGCGTACTGGAGGTGGCCCTGCGCCTGGCCCATCCGTTCATGCCGTTCATCACCGAGGAAATCTGGCAGCGCGTCGCACCGCTGGCAGGCATCCAAGGCAAGACGATCATGCTGCAGCCATGGCCGGTGGCCAACGAAACCCGTATCGATCCGGCCGCCGAAGACGACATCGAATGGCTCAAGACCTTCATGCTGGGCCTGCGTAACATTCGTGCCGAAATGAACATCGGTCCGGGCAAGCCGCTGACGCTGTTCCTGAAAAACGCCAACGCCGAAGATCTGCGCCGCCTCGAAGCGAACGAAGCGCTGCTCAGGAAGCTGGCGAAGCTGGAATCGGTAACGGTGCTGGCCGCCGGTGAAGAAGCGCCACTGTCCGCCACCGCCCTGGTCGGCGAGATGGAAGTGCTGGTACCGATGGCCGGCCTGATCGACAAGGCGGCGGAGCTGGCGCGCCTGGACAAGGAAATCCTGCGCCTGAAGGGCGAAGTGCAGCGAGTGGGTGGCAAACTGTCCAACGCAGGCTTCGTCGACAAGGCTCCGGCCGAGGTCATCGAGAAGGAGCGGGCCAAACTGGCCGAGGCTGAACAGGCCTTGGGCAAGCTGGCCGAGCAGCACGCGCGGATTGCCAGTTTGTAA
- a CDS encoding DNA polymerase III subunit chi, with amino-acid sequence MDTPKTPQKPPHLLDDLESIRQLLGDDNLQPPLLTETVEHPPVHEEQIPLLFEPINGQPEPRPAPQPEPKGPDALLHLDRELRAAAQLIMQDVIDDFAPHIETEIKRRLDARMERLLSQYE; translated from the coding sequence ATGGATACTCCAAAGACACCGCAAAAGCCTCCTCACCTGCTGGACGACCTGGAGTCGATCCGCCAGTTGCTCGGCGACGACAACTTGCAGCCACCGTTGCTGACCGAAACGGTGGAGCATCCGCCGGTCCATGAGGAACAGATCCCCTTGCTGTTCGAGCCGATCAACGGTCAGCCCGAACCCAGGCCGGCTCCCCAGCCCGAGCCTAAAGGCCCTGACGCCCTGCTGCACCTGGACAGGGAATTGCGCGCGGCCGCGCAACTGATCATGCAAGACGTCATCGACGACTTCGCGCCGCACATCGAGACCGAGATCAAGCGTCGACTGGATGCCCGGATGGAGCGGCTGCTGAGCCAGTACGAGTAA
- the rnc gene encoding ribonuclease III — translation MSVSLSRLERQLGYTFKDQELMLLALTHRSFAGRNNERLEFLGDAILNFVAGEALFERFPLAREGQLSRLRARLVKGETLAVLARGFDLGEYLRLGSGELKSGGFRRESILADALEALIGAIYLDSGMEKARERVLAWLTSEIDSLTLVDTNKDPKTRLQEFLQSRSCELPRYEVVDIQGEPHCRTFFVECEVVLLNEKSRGQGVSRRIAEQVAAAAALIALGVENGND, via the coding sequence GTGAGCGTTTCTCTAAGCCGCCTCGAGCGCCAGCTCGGCTACACCTTCAAGGACCAGGAGCTGATGCTCCTGGCGCTCACTCACCGCAGTTTTGCCGGGCGCAATAACGAACGCCTGGAATTCCTCGGCGATGCCATTCTCAACTTCGTGGCCGGCGAGGCGCTGTTCGAGCGTTTTCCCCTGGCCCGCGAAGGCCAGTTATCGCGTTTGCGCGCACGGTTGGTAAAAGGTGAGACCCTGGCCGTACTGGCCCGCGGTTTCGACCTGGGCGAATACCTGCGTCTGGGTTCCGGTGAACTGAAAAGCGGTGGTTTCCGGCGCGAGTCGATCCTGGCCGACGCCCTGGAAGCCCTGATCGGTGCGATCTACCTGGATTCGGGCATGGAAAAGGCCCGGGAGCGAGTGCTGGCCTGGCTGACCTCGGAAATCGACAGCCTGACGCTGGTGGACACCAACAAGGATCCCAAGACCCGCTTGCAGGAGTTCCTGCAATCGCGCAGTTGTGAACTGCCACGCTACGAAGTCGTGGATATCCAGGGCGAGCCGCATTGCCGGACCTTCTTCGTCGAGTGCGAAGTCGTCCTACTGAATGAAAAAAGCCGGGGCCAGGGCGTGAGCCGCCGTATTGCCGAGCAGGTAGCGGCCGCCGCAGCACTGATCGCCCTGGGCGTGGAGAATGGCAATGACTGA
- a CDS encoding leucyl aminopeptidase — protein sequence MELVVKSVSPETLKTATLVVAVGEERKLGVVATQLDALCGGAINAVLKRGDLAGKVGQSLLLHNLPNLKADRVLLVGVGKDAELGDRPFRKIIAGVLGTLKGLGGGDAALALDELVLKGRDSYGKNRLLVETLVDGEYQFDRFKSQKAEPRALKKVTLLTIKAAQAEVQRAVTHATAIANGMALTRDLGNLPPNICHPTFLGEQAKALGKAFKGLKVEVFDEKKIKDLGMGSFYSVGQGSAQPPRLIVMQYSGGKKSEKPYVLVGKGITFDTGGISLKPGAGMDEMKYDMGGAASVFGTLRAVLELQLPINVVGILACAENMPSGTASRPGDIVTTMSGQTVEILNTDAEGRLVLCDALTYSERFKPQAVIDIATLTGACVVALGAHTSGLLGNNDELIGQLLSAGQQADDRAWQLPLFDEYQEQLDSPFADIANIGGPKAGTITAACFLSRFTKNLNWAHLDIAGTAWTSGGKDKGATGRPVPLLTQYLLDRAKA from the coding sequence ATGGAACTGGTTGTAAAAAGCGTCAGCCCAGAAACGTTGAAAACCGCCACGCTGGTGGTCGCCGTCGGTGAAGAGCGCAAGCTCGGCGTCGTCGCCACCCAGCTCGATGCCCTGTGCGGCGGCGCCATCAATGCCGTGCTCAAGCGCGGTGACCTGGCCGGCAAGGTCGGCCAGAGCCTGTTGCTGCACAACCTGCCCAACCTCAAGGCCGACCGCGTGCTGCTGGTGGGCGTGGGCAAGGACGCCGAGCTGGGCGACCGTCCGTTCCGCAAGATCATCGCCGGCGTGCTGGGGACCCTCAAGGGCCTCGGTGGGGGCGACGCCGCCCTGGCGCTGGACGAGCTGGTACTCAAGGGTCGCGACAGCTACGGCAAGAACCGTCTGCTGGTCGAAACCCTGGTGGACGGCGAATACCAGTTCGACCGCTTCAAGAGCCAGAAAGCCGAACCCCGCGCCCTGAAAAAAGTCACCCTGCTGACCATCAAGGCGGCGCAAGCCGAAGTCCAGCGCGCCGTGACCCACGCCACCGCGATTGCCAACGGCATGGCGCTGACCCGCGACCTGGGCAACCTGCCACCGAACATCTGCCACCCGACCTTCCTCGGCGAACAGGCCAAGGCACTGGGCAAGGCATTCAAAGGCCTGAAGGTCGAAGTCTTCGATGAAAAGAAGATCAAGGACCTGGGCATGGGTTCGTTCTACTCCGTCGGCCAGGGCAGCGCCCAGCCGCCACGCCTGATCGTCATGCAATACAGCGGCGGCAAGAAATCCGAGAAGCCGTACGTGCTGGTCGGCAAGGGCATCACCTTCGACACCGGCGGCATCAGCCTCAAGCCAGGCGCCGGCATGGATGAGATGAAGTACGACATGGGCGGTGCCGCCAGCGTATTCGGCACCCTGCGTGCCGTGCTCGAGCTGCAACTGCCGATCAACGTGGTGGGCATCCTGGCCTGCGCCGAGAACATGCCAAGCGGCACGGCCTCCCGTCCGGGTGACATTGTCACCACCATGAGCGGCCAGACCGTGGAAATCCTCAACACCGACGCCGAAGGCCGCCTGGTGCTGTGCGACGCCCTCACCTACTCCGAGCGCTTCAAGCCGCAAGCGGTGATCGACATCGCAACCCTGACCGGTGCCTGCGTGGTGGCCCTGGGCGCCCATACCTCGGGCCTGCTGGGAAACAACGACGAGCTGATCGGCCAACTGCTCAGCGCCGGCCAGCAAGCCGACGACCGCGCCTGGCAACTGCCGCTGTTCGACGAATACCAGGAGCAACTGGACAGCCCGTTCGCCGACATCGCCAACATCGGCGGGCCGAAAGCCGGGACCATCACTGCCGCGTGCTTCCTGTCGCGCTTCACCAAGAACCTGAACTGGGCGCACCTGGACATCGCCGGCACGGCCTGGACCAGCGGCGGCAAGGACAAGGGAGCCACGGGTCGCCCGGTGCCCCTGCTGACCCAGTATCTGCTGGATCGCGCCAAGGCCTGA
- the lptF gene encoding LPS export ABC transporter permease LptF, which translates to MIVFRYLSREVLLTLSAVSAVLLVIIMSGRFIKYLAQAASGALDPGSLFLIMGFRLPGFLQLILPLGLFLGILLAYGRLYLDSEMTVLSATGMSQQRLFRITLFPAALVALLVAWLSLSLAPQGANQFQLLINQQDALTEFDTLVPGRFQALRDGTRVTYTEQLSDDRVDLGGVFITQKNLSSDSKKDRGISVLVAEKGRQQINPDGNRYLILENGYRYDGKPGQADYRAIKYDTYGVLLPKPEVSEEVTDRDAMPTSSLLGNNDIRARTELQWRLSLPLLVFIVTLMAVPLARVNPRQGRFLKLLPAILLYMAYLTILISARGALEKGKIPPLLGLWWVHGIFLAIGLGLLYWEPLRLKLASRRSAREVAHG; encoded by the coding sequence TTGATCGTCTTTCGTTACCTGTCCCGCGAAGTCCTGCTGACCCTGAGCGCTGTCAGCGCCGTGCTGCTGGTCATCATCATGAGCGGGCGCTTCATCAAATATCTGGCCCAGGCGGCCTCCGGTGCCCTGGATCCGGGCTCGCTGTTTTTGATCATGGGGTTCCGCCTGCCCGGCTTCCTGCAGCTGATCCTGCCGTTGGGGCTTTTCCTCGGCATTCTGCTGGCCTACGGTCGCCTGTACCTGGACAGCGAGATGACCGTGTTGTCGGCCACCGGCATGAGCCAGCAGCGACTGTTTCGTATCACCCTGTTTCCGGCTGCGCTGGTGGCGCTGCTGGTGGCCTGGCTGAGCCTGAGCCTGGCGCCCCAGGGGGCCAATCAGTTCCAGCTGCTGATCAACCAGCAGGATGCCCTGACCGAGTTCGATACCCTGGTGCCGGGACGCTTCCAGGCCTTGCGCGACGGTACCCGTGTCACCTACACCGAGCAGCTTTCGGATGACCGGGTGGACCTGGGCGGGGTGTTCATCACGCAAAAGAACCTGTCCTCGGACAGCAAGAAGGACCGCGGCATCTCCGTGCTGGTGGCCGAGAAGGGGCGCCAGCAGATCAACCCCGACGGCAACCGCTACCTGATCCTGGAGAACGGCTACCGCTATGACGGCAAGCCTGGACAGGCCGATTACCGGGCCATCAAGTACGACACCTATGGCGTGCTGCTACCCAAGCCGGAGGTCAGCGAAGAGGTCACTGACCGTGACGCGATGCCGACCTCCAGCCTGCTGGGCAACAATGACATCCGCGCCCGCACCGAGCTGCAATGGCGCCTGTCGCTGCCGTTGCTGGTGTTTATCGTGACCCTCATGGCGGTCCCGCTGGCTCGGGTCAATCCGCGCCAGGGCCGTTTCCTCAAGCTGCTGCCGGCGATTCTTTTGTATATGGCTTACCTGACCATCCTGATTTCCGCCCGCGGCGCCCTGGAAAAAGGCAAGATCCCGCCGCTGCTGGGGTTGTGGTGGGTGCATGGGATCTTCCTGGCCATCGGCCTGGGGCTGCTCTACTGGGAGCCGCTGCGCCTGAAACTGGCCAGTCGCCGCAGCGCGCGGGAGGTGGCCCATGGTTAA
- the lepA gene encoding translation elongation factor 4 encodes MSDLSHIRNFSIIAHIDHGKSTLADRFIQMCGGLTEREMEAQVLDSMDLERERGITIKAHSVTLYYKAKDGITYQLNFIDTPGHVDFTYEVSRSLAACEGALLVVDAGQGVEAQSVANCYTAIEQGLEVMPVLNKIDLPQAEPERVKEEIEKIIGIDATDAVTCSAKTGLGVDEVLERLVSTIPAPTGNIEDPLQALIIDSWFDNYLGVVSLVRVRHGRVKKGDKILVKSTGKVHLVDSVGVFNPKHTATTDLKAGEVGFIIAGIKDIHGAPVGDTLTLSSTPDVDVLPGFKRIQPQVYAGLFPVSSDDFEDFREALQKLTLNDSSLQYTPESSDALGFGFRCGFLGMLHMEIIQERLEREYDLDLITTAPTVIFELLLKTGETIYVDNPSKLPDLSSIEDMREPIVRANILVPQEHLGNVITLCIEKRGVQHDMLFLGTQVQVTYDLPMNEVVLDFFDRLKSTSRGYASLDYHFDRYQSANLVKLDVLINGDKVDALALIVHRDNAHYKGRALTEKMKDLIPRQMFDVAIQAAIGGQIVARTTVKALRKNVLAKCYGGDVSRKRKLLEKQKAGKKRMKQVGNVEIPQEAFLAVLRLDS; translated from the coding sequence GTGAGTGATTTGAGTCATATCCGCAATTTCTCCATCATCGCCCACATTGACCATGGCAAGTCGACGCTGGCTGATCGTTTCATCCAGATGTGCGGCGGCCTGACCGAACGCGAAATGGAAGCCCAGGTCCTGGACTCCATGGACCTGGAGCGTGAGCGCGGGATTACCATCAAGGCCCACAGCGTCACCCTCTATTACAAGGCCAAAGACGGCATTACCTACCAGCTGAACTTCATCGACACCCCGGGCCATGTCGACTTCACCTACGAAGTCAGCCGCTCGCTGGCGGCCTGTGAAGGTGCGTTGCTGGTGGTCGATGCCGGCCAGGGCGTCGAGGCCCAGTCGGTCGCCAACTGCTACACCGCCATCGAGCAGGGCCTGGAGGTCATGCCGGTCCTGAACAAGATCGACCTGCCCCAGGCCGAACCGGAGCGCGTCAAGGAAGAGATCGAGAAGATCATCGGGATCGACGCCACCGACGCGGTCACCTGCAGCGCCAAGACCGGCCTGGGGGTGGACGAGGTGCTCGAGCGCCTGGTGAGCACCATTCCCGCGCCCACCGGCAATATCGAGGATCCGCTGCAAGCGTTGATCATCGACTCCTGGTTCGACAACTACCTGGGCGTGGTCTCCCTGGTTCGCGTGCGCCATGGCCGCGTGAAAAAGGGCGACAAGATCCTGGTCAAGTCCACCGGCAAGGTCCACCTGGTGGACAGTGTCGGCGTCTTCAATCCGAAACACACCGCCACCACCGACCTCAAGGCCGGTGAAGTGGGCTTCATCATCGCCGGCATCAAGGACATCCACGGGGCGCCGGTAGGCGATACCCTGACCTTGAGTTCCACCCCCGACGTCGATGTGCTGCCAGGCTTCAAGCGGATCCAGCCCCAGGTCTATGCGGGCCTGTTCCCGGTCAGTTCCGATGACTTCGAGGACTTCCGCGAAGCCCTGCAGAAGCTGACCCTCAACGATTCGTCGCTACAGTACACCCCGGAAAGCTCCGACGCCCTGGGCTTCGGCTTCCGCTGCGGGTTCCTGGGCATGCTGCACATGGAAATCATCCAGGAGCGCCTGGAGCGCGAATACGACCTGGACCTGATCACCACGGCGCCAACGGTAATCTTCGAGCTGCTGCTCAAGACCGGTGAAACCATCTACGTCGACAACCCTTCCAAGCTGCCGGACCTGTCGTCGATCGAGGACATGCGCGAACCGATCGTGCGCGCCAACATCCTTGTGCCCCAGGAGCACCTGGGCAACGTCATTACCCTGTGCATCGAGAAGCGTGGCGTGCAGCACGACATGCTGTTCCTCGGTACCCAGGTGCAAGTGACCTACGATCTGCCCATGAACGAAGTGGTGCTGGATTTCTTCGATCGCCTGAAATCCACCAGTCGCGGCTATGCTTCTCTGGACTATCATTTCGATCGCTACCAATCGGCTAATCTGGTGAAGCTGGATGTGCTGATCAACGGCGACAAGGTGGATGCCCTGGCATTGATCGTGCACCGTGACAACGCGCACTACAAAGGTCGTGCGTTGACCGAGAAGATGAAGGATCTGATTCCGCGGCAGATGTTCGACGTGGCAATCCAGGCCGCCATTGGCGGGCAGATTGTGGCGCGTACAACCGTCAAGGCGCTCAGAAAGAACGTATTGGCCAAATGCTACGGCGGCGACGTGAGCCGTAAGCGCAAGCTGTTGGAAAAGCAGAAGGCCGGTAAAAAACGCATGAAGCAGGTCGGTAACGTGGAGATTCCACAGGAAGCCTTCCTTGCGGTGCTCAGGTTGGATAGTTAG
- a CDS encoding DNA polymerase III subunit chi, protein MTKVDFYILPSADPAARLDFACKLTEKAWRMGHRIYLHCSDAAQREALDARLWSFKGESFVPHSLAESEPQGLIVLGLGDDCGQHQDLLVNLDLKVPAFAQRFARVAEVVVEDPAIRQAARESFRFYREQGYPLQDHRLQRL, encoded by the coding sequence ATGACCAAAGTCGATTTCTACATCCTGCCCAGCGCCGATCCGGCGGCACGGCTGGATTTTGCCTGCAAGCTCACCGAAAAGGCCTGGCGCATGGGCCACCGCATCTACCTGCATTGCAGCGATGCCGCCCAGCGCGAAGCGCTGGACGCACGTCTATGGTCCTTCAAGGGCGAGAGCTTCGTGCCCCACAGCCTGGCCGAAAGCGAGCCGCAAGGCCTGATCGTGCTTGGACTGGGGGATGACTGCGGCCAGCACCAGGACCTGCTGGTCAACCTTGACCTGAAAGTACCGGCCTTTGCCCAACGCTTCGCCCGCGTGGCGGAGGTGGTGGTGGAAGACCCGGCCATCCGGCAAGCCGCGCGGGAGAGTTTCCGTTTCTACCGCGAACAGGGCTATCCTCTGCAAGACCACCGTTTACAGCGACTCTGA